The Deinococcus depolymerans nucleotide sequence GCCACAGGAGGCCCCATGCTGCACATCGAATTTACCACCGATCTCGGAGCGCGCGTCACGGTCGACGTCGAGACCCCCGCGCAACTCCTCGACACCCAGCGCCACTACGGCCGCCTCGGCTGGACCAGCGGCGACGTCCCCAGCGGCGGCTACCAGTTCCCCCTCGAGAACGAGAGCGACTTCGACTGGCACCTGATCGGCGCCCGCAAATGGACCAGCCCCGACGGCGAGGAGCTCGTCATCCACCGAGGTCACGCCTACCGCCGCCGGGAACTCGAGGCCGTGGACAGCCGCAAGATGAAACTCCCGGCCGCCGTGAAGTACTCACGCGGCGCGAAAAGCACCGACCCCGAACACGTCCGGGAAAAATCCGACGGCGAATTCGAGTACGTGACCCTCGCCATCTTCCGCGGCGGAAAACGCCAGGACCGCTACGCCACCCCCCGCCCGGGACAGGGCCAGCCCGCCCCGTCCCGCCCGGCCCCACACCCCGGCGCCACCCGGACCCCCGCGCCCCAGCCGGCCCCGGTCACCCGGCCCGCCGCGCGCCCCACCCCGGTCACCCCCGAAGACGAACCCCCCTTCTGATCCCGACCCGGAGAGCAGCGCTCCGGGCGGGAACCTGCCCCGGCAGCGTTACCCGCCGCCTTCCAGGGCCGCCCGCTGCCGGCTCAGGACGGCGCGCACGTTCGCGGGCTGCCAGCCCGGCGGCTTGAGCAGCTTGCCGTCCGCGCGGACCGGACCGGACACCTTGGTCATGTTCGCGCGGTGAACCTCGGCGAACACGGCGTCCGCGTCCACGCCCAGCCGGTCCAGCGCGCCGTACGTCACGTACAGCAGGTCCACCAGTTCATGCGCCAGCGGCGTCAGGTCCTCGGGCGGCACCGGTTCGCCCTGGCGCACCCGGCGGTCCAGGGCCTCGAACTCGGCCTCGGCCTCCCCGAACTCCTCGCGGATCAGGGCGCGGCGCAGCGCCAGCAGCCGCCCGTCCGGCACGGTCGGCCCGGCCGGCGGCACCTCACCGATCGCGTCATGAAAGGCCCGCAGGCGCCGGGCGTTCGAGACCGGCTCGGCAGGGTGGACGGGTGCGGGATCCGGAGCGGCAGGCGTCATCCACCCAGACTACCCAGTCCGGCCGCGCCCCACCCCCCGGTCACACCGGGAGGTCTCATACGGATTCCGATTGAATGGGCTGCAAAGCCCGCTGGGTCCGAGCGGATGCGACTCGGAGAGCTGCCCCGCAGAGGAGGAGCAACAGCGGGCTGCCGGACGTGGAGCCGGCCATCCGGTGAAGTTCCGGATGGTCGGCGAAACAAACGGCAGTCCGTATCAGGGCCGCAGCGACCCGCCGCGCAACCCCGCGTCCGTGATGCGCAGCGGCGCCGCCCACACCCGGCCGCCAGTCTGCACGTCCAGCGTGACGGGCAGGGTCACGGTGCGGGCCGCGCAGGTCTGCAGGGCCACGCCGCAGCTGAACAGCAGCGCCCGCAGCTGCGCGGCGTAGCGGCCGGCCGGCGTGCCCCCGGGCACCCGCAGCGGCAACAGCAGGGGCGCGACCTGCGCGTAGTACCCGCGCCGCGC carries:
- a CDS encoding single-stranded DNA-binding protein — its product is MLHIEFTTDLGARVTVDVETPAQLLDTQRHYGRLGWTSGDVPSGGYQFPLENESDFDWHLIGARKWTSPDGEELVIHRGHAYRRRELEAVDSRKMKLPAAVKYSRGAKSTDPEHVREKSDGEFEYVTLAIFRGGKRQDRYATPRPGQGQPAPSRPAPHPGATRTPAPQPAPVTRPAARPTPVTPEDEPPF